A section of the Bos indicus isolate NIAB-ARS_2022 breed Sahiwal x Tharparkar chromosome 26, NIAB-ARS_B.indTharparkar_mat_pri_1.0, whole genome shotgun sequence genome encodes:
- the LBX1 gene encoding transcription factor LBX1 yields MTSKEDSKAAPGEERRRSPLDHLPPPANSNKPLTPFSIEDILNKPSVRRSYSLCGAAHLLAAADKHAPGGLPLAGRALLSQTSPLCALEELASKTFKGLEVSVLQAAEGRDGMTIFGQRQTPKKRRKSRTAFTNHQIYELEKRFLYQKYLSPADRDQIAQQLGLTNAQVITWFQNRRAKLKRDLEEMKADVESAKKLGPSGQMDIVALAELEQNSEAAGGGGGGGCGRAKSRPGSPALTTGAPQAPGAGPLQLSPASPLTDQPASSQDCSEDEEDEEIDVDD; encoded by the exons ATGACTTCCAAGGAGGACAGCAAGGCGGCGCCGGGGGAGGAGAGGCGGCGCAGCCCGCTGGACCACCTGCCGCCTCCCGCCAACTCCAACAAGCCGCTGACGCCGTTCAGCATCGAGGACATCCTCAACAAGCCGTCTGTGCGGAGAAGTTACTCGCTGTGCGGGGCGGCGCACCTGCTGGCGGCCGCGGACAAGCACGCGCCGGGCGGCTTGCCCCTGGCGGGCCGCGCGCTTCTCTCTCAGACCTCGCCGCTGTGCGCGCTTGAGGAGCTCGCTAGCAAGACTTTTAAGGGGCTGGAGGTCAGCGTCCTGCAGGCAGCCGAAG GCCGCGACGGGATGACCATCTTTGGGCAGCGGCAGACCCCCAAAAAGCGACGAAAGTCGCGCACAGCCTTCACCAATCACCAGATCTATGAGTTGGAGAAGCGCTTTCTCTACCAGAAGTACCTGTCCCCCGCCGATCGCGACCAAATTGCGCAGCAGCTGGGCCTCACCAATGCTCAGGTCATCACCTGGTTCCAGAATCGGCGCGCCAAGCTTAAACGGGACCTGGAGGAGATGAAGGCCGACGTGGAGTCCGCCAAGAAACTGGGCCCTAGCGGGCAGATGGACATCGTGGCGCTGGCCGAACTCGAGCAGAACTCGGAggccgcgggcggcggcggcggcggcggctgcggcagGGCTAAGTCAAGGCCTGGCTCTCCGGCACTCACCACAGGCGCCCCGCAGGCCCCGGGCGCTGGGCCCCTGCAGCTTTCGCCAGCCTCCCCGCTCACAGACCAGCCAGCCAGCAGCCAGGACTGCTCGGAGGACGAGGAAGACGAAGAAATCGACGTGGACGATTGA
- the LOC139179911 gene encoding uncharacterized protein, whose product MPSRAENVGGVALSKEEKAGSCAQSPGAQGLPSSGPGFSLCSEWGSRDAEGLFTHGGSPGCASSPTPPPLTHPPIDPGGSPPSCPHLASAGAERSTGGPLGLLFSNSATPWTAAVQASLSFTISWSLLKFMSIESVLPSNDLLLCCPLLLLPSVFPRIGVLSKCTPPSALFRLSRASFLWLFHFPPAPGFLILRVCIHPVQHPLSLDSSGSSPEPFTSRQSAPPSLHQPPHSYEVNLGPLETLELTPVALRGRRDRGPRLVSGGLGQPDEKSGRRHLASLPPCLSLLPCLIPPSTPAESSSSAAAASSSSVSTHLFFLVGCLGLPEARPLGTRQAGVSLQRQVRTDGTWTPDGSTTAPQCVLG is encoded by the exons ATGCCCAGTCGCGCAGAAAACGTGGGCGGAGTGGCTCTGAGCAAAGAGGAGAAGGCGGGCTCCTGTGCTCAGAGCCCGGGTGCCCAGGGGCTGCCTTCGTCTGGGCCGGGATTTTCCTTGTGCTCAGAATGGGGCTCCAGGGACGCTGAGGGACTTTTCACCCACGGTGGATccccaggttgtgcttcttcccccaccccacccccactgaccCACCCACCCATAGACCCAGGCGGCAGCCCACCCTCGTGCCCCCACCTCGCGTCAGCCGGCGCTGAAAGGAGCACCGGAGGCCCGCTAGGCCTGTTGTtctccaactctgcgaccccatggactgcagcagtccaggcttccctgtccttcaccatctcctggagcttgctcaaattcatgtccattgagtcggtgttgccatccaacgatctcctgctctgttgtccccttctcctcctgccttcagtctttcccagaatcggggTCTTGTCTAAATGCACACCACCTTCAGCCTTATTTCGTTTGAGCAGAGCCAGCTTCCTCTGGCTTTTCCACTTTCCACCAGCCCCTGGGTTTCTGATCTTGAGGGTTTGCATTCATCCCGTCCAACATCCACTGTCGCTTGATTCCTCCGGCTCTTCTCCAGAACCGTTCACTTCCAGGCAGTCGGCCCCGCCCTCTCTCCATCAGCCTCCCCACTCCTACGAAGTGAACCTCGGGCCGCTGGAGACCCTCGAGCTGACACCAGTGGCCCTTCGGGGCCGGCGCGACCGAGGCCCCCGTCTGGTCTCCGGAGGTCTTGGGCAGCCCGACGAGAAGTCCGGCCGAAGGCACCTcgcgtccctccctccctgcttatccctccttccctgccttaTCCCTCCTTCCACCCCAGCAGAATCCTCGTCTtctgccgccgccgcctcctcttCCTCCGTCTCTacgcatttgtttttcttggttggGTGCCTTGGGCTTCCGGAGGCCAGGCCGCTGGGGACCAGGCAGGCTGGGGTGTCTTTGCAGAGGCAAGTGAGGACTGATGGCACCTGGACCCCAGACGGCTCCACCACTGCCCCTCAGTGTGTTCTTGG ctGA